A single region of the Bacillus cereus genome encodes:
- a CDS encoding M23 family metallopeptidase, which translates to MKNRRVEEIKKRIAKRKAEQERMEEDQYFAGGDFDSDTVFIEEGEKEIHPLFRKEVFLFKVLLSAILVLSVAILFKNAPSSFDGTRAVTEKVMQEEFQFATISKWYEKQFGKPLVFFSPNEKKEKTIQQKDYAIPASGKVMQGFQKNGQGVFVQTATNATVESVNEGVVVFAGKKEELGNTVQIQHADGTESWYGNLNDMSVKLYDYVSKKQKIGTVNSDENNKNGKFYFAMKKNEKFIDPIQVISFD; encoded by the coding sequence ATGAAGAATAGACGTGTGGAAGAAATTAAAAAGCGGATTGCGAAAAGGAAAGCAGAGCAAGAAAGGATGGAGGAAGATCAGTATTTTGCTGGAGGGGACTTTGATAGTGACACGGTATTTATTGAAGAAGGAGAGAAGGAAATTCACCCTCTATTTCGAAAAGAAGTTTTTCTCTTCAAAGTTTTGCTATCAGCAATATTAGTTCTCTCAGTTGCTATTTTATTTAAAAATGCACCTTCTTCTTTTGATGGTACTAGAGCTGTCACAGAAAAAGTTATGCAAGAAGAATTTCAATTTGCTACTATATCGAAATGGTATGAAAAGCAGTTTGGAAAACCTCTCGTTTTCTTTTCTCCAAATGAGAAAAAAGAAAAGACTATTCAGCAAAAGGATTATGCGATTCCTGCCTCTGGAAAGGTGATGCAAGGGTTTCAAAAAAATGGCCAAGGTGTATTTGTTCAAACGGCTACAAATGCAACGGTTGAGTCAGTAAATGAAGGTGTAGTTGTTTTTGCGGGCAAGAAAGAGGAACTTGGAAATACAGTTCAAATTCAACACGCTGATGGCACGGAGTCTTGGTATGGAAATTTAAACGATATGTCAGTAAAATTATATGATTACGTTTCAAAAAAACAAAAAATCGGAACGGTGAATAGTGACGAAAATAATAAAAACGGTAAATTTTATTTCGCGATGAAAAAGAATGAAAAATTTATTGATCCTATTCAGGTGATTTCATTTGATTAA